The DNA window CACAAAGGCGTCAACCCGGACGAAGTGGTGGCTATCGGCGCAGCCATCCAGGGCGGCGTGCTCCAAGGGGACGTCAAGGATGTCCTCCTCCTTGATGTCACTCCTCTCACCCTGGCCATCGAAACGGCCGGGGGCGTGGCCACCGCCATGATCGAGCGCAATACCACCATCCCCGCCAAGAAATCGCAGACTTTCTCCACCTATTCGGACAACCAACCGGCCGTCGAAATCGTGGTGCTTCAAGGAGAGCGGCCCATGGCTCGCGATAACAAGACCCTCGGCACCTTCAAGTTGGAAGGCATTGAACCGGCCCCCCGTGGAGTGCCTCAAATTGAGGTGACCTTCGATATTGATGCCAACGGCATCCTCCACGTCTCCGCCAAAGACAAAAACACCAACAAAGAAAGCACCATCTCTATTGAAGGGTCGAGCGGCCTGAGCGAATCGGAAATCGAAAAGGCCAAGGCCGACGCCGAGGCTCACGCCGAAGAGGACAAACAGCGCAAGGAATCCGTCGAAGCTCGCAACAACGCCGACTCCATGGCTCATCAGGTGGAGAAGCAACTTGAGGAGCTGGGCGATAAATTGCCGGCCGAAGTCAAGACTGGCATCGAGGCCAAGGTCCAAGCCGTCAAGGACGTGCTCGACAGTGGCGACGCCGCCAAAATCAAAGCTGCCACTGATGAGCTGCAATCCAGTCTCTCGGAACTCGCGCAAGCCGCGGCCGCGGCCGGTGGAGGCGCTCCCGAAGGAGGGCCCGCCCCTCAGGCCGAGCCCTCGGGCAGCGAGAGCAAGGAGCCCAAAGTGGTCGAGGCCGAAGTCGTCGAAGACGAAAAGAAATGATCCTTTTGGTCGCGCTGGCCGAGACCCTCTCTCAGCGCGGCCTGATCCATCCTGCTTGAAGATCCCGGCCGCTCTCGGTGGCGGGGAAGGACAAGCACCACACCAACAACCCAAACAAAGACAGAAACAACATGGCAACAGCAACTGCTACCTCCGTGAAACCGCTTGGAGCCCGTGTGCTCGTAAAGCGTGTCGAGGCGGAATCCATTTCCGCTGGCGGCATCGTGCTCCCTGAAACCGCTCAGGAAAAGGGACAGCACGCCGAGGTCATCACCCTCGGCACCGGCGGCAAGGATGACAACGGCAACGCAATCGAGTTCACCGTCAAGGTGGGCGATACCGTCCTCATCTCCAAATATGGAGGAACCGAAGTGAAAGTCGGCGGCGAAGAATTGCTCATTCTTTCGGAATCCGACGTCCTCGGCATCCTCGAAGGCTAAACCCCACTCACTGCAACCAACCCATCTAATCAAACAAAATGGCTAAACAACTTCAATTCGACGAGTCCGCTCGCCAAGCGCTCCTGCGCGGCGTGGAAAAGCTCGCCCGTGCCGTCAAAAGCACGCTTGGGCCCAGCGGTCGCAACGTCATTCTCGACAAGAAATTCGGCAGCCCCACCATCACCAAAGACGGTGTCACAGTGGCGAAAGAAATCGAACTGGAAGACCCCTACGAAAACATGGGCGCACAGCTCATTCGTGAAGTCTCCAGCAAGACCTCTGACATCGCCGGAGACGGCACCACCACCGCCACCGTCTTGGCCGAGGCCATCTATCGGGAAGGCCTCCGCAACGTCACGGCCGGAGCCAACCCCACCTCACTCCAACGCGGTATCCTAAAAGCCTCGGAAGCCATCGTGGCCAAGCTCCACGAAATTTCCAAGGCAGTGGATGACTCCAAAGAGATCGCCCAAGTGGCGACCGTCTCCGCCAACTGGGACGAGGAAATCGGCCAAATCATCGCTGATGCCATGGACAAGGTCGGCAAGGACGGCACCATCACGGTGGAAGAAGCCAAGTCCATCGAAACCAGCCTCGACGTGGTCGAAGGCATGCAGTTCGACAAGGGCTACCTCTCCCCCTACATGGTGACCGACACCACCTCCATGGAAGCTTCCTTGGACAACGCCTACATCCTACTCCACGAGAAAAAGATCTCCAGCCTCAAGGACATGCTTCCTCTGCTGGAAAAAGTGGCCCAAAGCGGACGCCCCTTCCTGATCATCGCGGAAGATGTTGAAGGCGAAGCCCTCGCCACCTTGGTGGTCAATAAGATCCGTGGCACCCTGAATGTGGCCGCTGTCAAAGCCCCCGGCTTCGGGGACCGCCGCAAAGCCATGTTGGAAGACATCGCCATCCTCACCGGTGGCCGCGTCATCACAGAAGACCTCGGCATCAAACTGGAAAACGTCACCCTCGACGACCTCGGCTCTGCCAAGCGCGTCAGCATTGACAAAGAATCCACCACCATCGTGGAAGGCGCTGGCACAAGCGAAGACATCGCCGGCCGCGTCAGCCAGATCAAACGCCAGATCGAAGAAACCACGAGCGACTACGATCGCGAGAAACTCCAAGAGCGCCTCGCCAAACTGGCCGGCGGAGTGGCCGTCATCAACGTCGGTGCGGCCACCGAAACGGAGATGAAGGAAAAGAAAGCCCGCGTCGAAGACGCCCTTCACGCCACCCGCGCCGCGGTGGAAGAAGGCATCGTCCCCGGAGGCGGCACAGCTCTCCTTCGCGCGCAAGCAGCCACCGATGGCTTGGACGTCTCTGGCGATGAAGCCATTGGCGCCGACATCGTGCGTCGCGCCATCGAAGCGCCCCTTCGTCAGCTCGCCGCCAACGCGGGTCGCGAAGGCGCCCTTATCGTGGAGCAAGTCAAGAACGCCTCCGGCAATATGGGTTACAACGTCGCCACCGGCGAACTGACCGACCTCATTGCCTCCGGTGTCGTGGATCCCACGAAGGTGACTCGCAGCGCCCTGCAAAACGCCGCGTCCATTAGCGGCCTCCTCCTCACCACGGAATGTCTCATTACGGACCTTCCTGAGAAGGAAGAGCCTGCTCCGGCCGGACACGACCACGGCGGAATGGGTGGCATGGGCGGAATGGGTGGCATGATGTAAGCCCTTCCCGATTGGCACCTGACGGAGCCAATTACCCACAGCCCCGATCGGAGCTCTCCGGTCGGGGCTTTTTTTCGGCTTCCAAAGCCCGCCAGACAGCTCCTCTCAAGCCTAATACCAAGCTGCAGAATTAGCTGGTAGAATGGCCGCGTGGATTTCGGGCCAGGCCAAGGCGCGACGAGGGCGCGGTGCGAGCACCGTAACCGAGGAGCAACGCAGGGCTGGCTCGAAAGACACCGACTCTTCCTACCCCGCGCTTCAGCGCCTCTTCTCCACTACACCTCCCCTCCATTCTTCCAGTGAATTCTGGTGGTTGGTATTATACCAAGCTGCTGAATGCTTGACACAAAAAAGGCCGGGCAGCGGCCCGGCCTTCTCTGCTCATAGAGAAAGAATCTTTCCTTACTTCTTGAAAAACTTCACGGTGCGGGCCTTCCCAGTTCTCTTGTAGCCTTTGCTGCCATTGAGAATCTTGAGTGCCGATTGGTAAGCGATTCCCGCCTTGAGCGCGACTTCCCGTCCCGAAATGCCTTCCGCACCCGCTTCGGTCACGAGGGCTTCGATCCTCTTGGCCGCTTCCGCAGCGTTCACGCGTGTGCGCTTGCCCTTCTTCTTGGCCGCTTTTTTCTTAGCCGCCTTCTTTCCGGGGCGACGACCGGGCTTGCGGGGTGCCGGCGTGGCGCCCCCAGCTTCCTTCACGAGAGAACGGAGGCCATCTAGTTGAGCCTCTGCAGCAGCGAGTTGATCGGCAAGGATTTGAGCGCGTTCGCCCCGGAGAGCTTCCAACTCGGTTTCTAACTTCTGGATTTTGGCTTCAGTGACTGAGAGCGATTTTGTTCTAGGCATTCGGTATTTGGTTCAGGTGTTAAAAACGGGAGCTTATATACGAATTTTTGAATGGTTCAAATCTTTTTTAATGAATTCTTAATCCATTCCAATCTCACATAAATCCCTCAGATCTACCTCTCCGAAAGCCCCCTTGAGTCACGCTACTCCCCATCTCGCTCCTCATTTGAGAATTCCTTTCAAAACGACAGGTGATTTGGATCAATTTTGAGAGAGAACCAAACAACGCCACTCCCTCTTCCAAACCATTCCCACTAGACCCCAAGCAGTGAGCCGCATCGCTTCTCTCCCAAGCCCAGGGAAACGTCACTAATCGGATGGATTTTTCTCCCTTCCTACCGTAACCTCTTTTTGGGGCCCCAATCCTCCCCATTTTTCCACCATGACGAAACGACCTACCTACCCCATGTCCTCAGTCGTCTTCCTGTTTTTCCTTCTACTGTCTTCGGTTCACGCTGAGTTCAAAACATGGAAATCCCAAGATGGCCGCGAAGCCATCATGCAATTGGTGAGAGTCTTTGAACAGAATGGAGAAATCGCAGGAGAATTTGATGTCCAAGGCGGACCCCGTATCACCCTGTTGGCGACCCAACTTTCTCCAGAAAGCGCCCAGGAGTTGAAGTCCGCTTTCGCCGACCAGAGCCCTCCTGAGGAAGAAAGCCCCACCACCGCCTTTTCCAAGCTCCTTGATGGAAACCTCGAAACTCTTCAGGGGAAATCCCTTCGACGGGCCGGGGAGGTCGCCACGCCCAAAAAATATTACGTTTTCTTCTACACGGCCTCGTGGTGTGGCTATTGCCAAGACTTCAGTCCCGATCTGGTGGCGTTTTATAACGAAAACAAAAATGAAAATTTTGAGATTGTCTTGATCACCCGGGATAGCAGCGAGGACGCCATGGAAGAGTATGCCTTCAGCAAATCGATGCCGTGGCCTCACCTGAAACTGCGCAAGGTGGAGGACTTCGAGGAAGAGTTCTCCCACGGGGTCAACGGCATTCCTGCGGTCATGGTTTGCAAAACCGATGGCACTCTCGTGGGAAACTATCGCAGCAACCTAAACGGCCTCAAGAAGCTGGTTCAGTGAGACCCTCAAGTCTTTCAGATGCTCAGAGCGTCATTTAACGCTTTCCTAAAGTCCACTACCCGGGTAATTTCTCCATCCCCCCTTTCCCCCACCGATCATGACACGCGCTCTTCTTCTCTTGGCTTCTTCCGCTTTGGTGCTCTTTGCAGGCTGCCAAAGCACGCAACTCGCTGAATCCGAGTCAGACACAAGCCAGCCCAACCAGTCTCGCGCCTTCGACGCGTCCAATTCCCTCTTTGGCGACTTTGATGCCATGAGGGACAAATATGCTGGTGGCTTCGACTACGTGCAAAACGAGGACGGGCAGACCATCATTGTGACAGAGCGCAGCACCCCTTTTGCCGACAAAATGTTCTCGGCTGGGACCTTTCAAACTGGCAGCTACGCCACGAGTGATTTCGCGACTGGCAGCTTCTCCGGTGCCAACCGAAAATTCTCCGGCGGCAGCTTTTACGATTCCGGCAAACGCTTCGAAGGGGCCGCCAACCAGTGGGAGAAAGCTCGCTCTCCGCTCACGGGCGAGCGTGCGACCTTCTCCCAACGGATGTATGACAGCGGCGTCCCCGACGTCGACCCGAACCTCTTTTCTCAAGGTGATCTCGAGTTCGCTGACAATGGCCTTCCCGCCCCCGCCTCCATGAACGAAGCGGTTCGCAATTCCGATCCCCCCATGGCGGAAACCCAAAACAGCTACGGGGGCTCTTCCATGAATTTGGGAGACATCCGTCGCTTTCTCGGAAAAGATTGAGTTTTCTCTGGTAGCGGTCGGCTATCTGCTCCACAAACGGCAGGTCTTTGACTCCGACCCTGCTTTATGAAGCTCACCCTTCTCCTCCCGCTGTGCGGCCTCCTCTTGGGAGCTTGCCAAAAAAGCACCTCTCTAGGTTTTTTCTCCGACCCGGAAGCCGTCGGTCCCGCCCCCGCCGCGCCCAGCTCAGCCAACTTGGCCTACGTGGACACCATCGAAGCCGCAGACGAGTTCGCTGCCAGCCAATCCCTTTTCGGGGCCCAGCTGGAGGACAGCGGCTTGAGCGAGGAGGAGTGGTTGAACACTCTCTTTCTGAGCGAGGGATCCACTCCGCTCGGTGAAGAAGCCAGCCTGCTTGATCCCAACGCCCGTCGCGACCTCAGTCGAATGCACTCCGCCAGATTTTTCCGCGCCGTGGAGGCCGGCCGAAATCCTTTCGCCCAAGACTACCGCGGCTTCTGAGCAGACTGGAGGGCTTGCAATCAACATTCCCCTGCGCTTGTCTCCCGGCCTCATGAAGTCGGTCGAGGAACAAAAGGAGGCCCTTTGCCAAGGCGCGGCCCAGATCATATCGGAAAAAGAGCTCCTGAACAAGTTGGCGCGAAACCAGCCCCTTCGAGTGAAACTCGGGGTGGATCCGACCGCCCCCGACATCCACCTCGGCCACACCGTTGTCCTGGAAAAGCTCCGTCAGTTTCAGGAATGGGGCCACCAAGCCGTCCTCATCATCGGCGATTTCACCGCCACCATTGGCGATCCATCAGGGCGCTCCGCCACCCGCCCTCCCCTCTCCCGCGAAGAGGTCTTGGCCCATGCCGAGACCTACACCGCCCAGGCCTTCAAGGTTCTCGACCGAGACCGGACCGAGATCGTCTACAATGGTGATTGGTTCCGCCAAATGACCTACGAACAAGTCCTCCGGCTGAACGCCAGCGTCACCATGCAGCAGATGCTCCAACGAGAGGATTTTCGCAACCGCATCGAAAAAGGCCAGGAAGTCCGCCTCCATGAAATTCAGTATCCCATCGTCCAAGGCTGGGATTCGGTGGAAGTGAAAGCGGACGTCGAAATCGGCGGCACCGACCAGCTCTTCAACATTCTGGTAGGCCGAGATCTTCAGAAAGAGCAAGGCATGGAGCAGCAGGTCGTGCTCTGTATGCCGCTCCTGGAAGGAACGGATGGGGTCAAAAAGATGTCCAAAAGCTATGGCAACTACATTGGGGTGGCCGACTCGCCGGACGAGATGTTTGGCAAAGTCCTCAGCATCTCGGACCAGCTCATGAGACGCTACTACCTCCTGCTCCTCGGTCAGGAAATGGATGACAGCGTCCACCCCATGGAAGCCAAGAAATCGCTCGCCGGCCAGTTGGTCGCTCGTTACCACGACCAGGAAGCGGCGCGCGCTGCGTGGGCCAATTTTGAAGCCCGCTTTGGTCAAAACGACCAAGAGGCCACTTGGCCCGAGGTCACGATCTCTCAAACCGCAGCCGAGACCGGCCTCCTCGCCATCGTGAGCGAGGCTTACGCCAAGGGTTTCCAAAGCCAACGGAGCAATGCCGACCTACGCCGCCTGGTGCAACAAGGGAGCGTGCAACTCAATGGCGAAAAACTGGAAGATCCCAAAATCGCCCCTGCTTTGAAGCCGGGTGATCTGCTCAAGCTTGATAAAAAAAGAAGCGTCCGCATCGCCTAAAAAGGGTCGCGGGCGCGTTTCCTCTGCTCCTTTGCCCGCTGCCCCTCCGTTGGCCGCTTCCTGAAACGTATTGCAGCCTAGCCATGAAAACCGACCAAGAATGGAAGAAAGAACTCACCCCCGAGCAATACCACATTCTCAGAAAAGCTGGCACCGAACGCC is part of the Verrucomicrobiota bacterium genome and encodes:
- a CDS encoding co-chaperone GroES, with protein sequence MATATATSVKPLGARVLVKRVEAESISAGGIVLPETAQEKGQHAEVITLGTGGKDDNGNAIEFTVKVGDTVLISKYGGTEVKVGGEELLILSESDVLGILEG
- the groL gene encoding chaperonin GroEL (60 kDa chaperone family; promotes refolding of misfolded polypeptides especially under stressful conditions; forms two stacked rings of heptamers to form a barrel-shaped 14mer; ends can be capped by GroES; misfolded proteins enter the barrel where they are refolded when GroES binds), which encodes MAKQLQFDESARQALLRGVEKLARAVKSTLGPSGRNVILDKKFGSPTITKDGVTVAKEIELEDPYENMGAQLIREVSSKTSDIAGDGTTTATVLAEAIYREGLRNVTAGANPTSLQRGILKASEAIVAKLHEISKAVDDSKEIAQVATVSANWDEEIGQIIADAMDKVGKDGTITVEEAKSIETSLDVVEGMQFDKGYLSPYMVTDTTSMEASLDNAYILLHEKKISSLKDMLPLLEKVAQSGRPFLIIAEDVEGEALATLVVNKIRGTLNVAAVKAPGFGDRRKAMLEDIAILTGGRVITEDLGIKLENVTLDDLGSAKRVSIDKESTTIVEGAGTSEDIAGRVSQIKRQIEETTSDYDREKLQERLAKLAGGVAVINVGAATETEMKEKKARVEDALHATRAAVEEGIVPGGGTALLRAQAATDGLDVSGDEAIGADIVRRAIEAPLRQLAANAGREGALIVEQVKNASGNMGYNVATGELTDLIASGVVDPTKVTRSALQNAASISGLLLTTECLITDLPEKEEPAPAGHDHGGMGGMGGMGGMM
- a CDS encoding thioredoxin-like domain-containing protein, yielding MTKRPTYPMSSVVFLFFLLLSSVHAEFKTWKSQDGREAIMQLVRVFEQNGEIAGEFDVQGGPRITLLATQLSPESAQELKSAFADQSPPEEESPTTAFSKLLDGNLETLQGKSLRRAGEVATPKKYYVFFYTASWCGYCQDFSPDLVAFYNENKNENFEIVLITRDSSEDAMEEYAFSKSMPWPHLKLRKVEDFEEEFSHGVNGIPAVMVCKTDGTLVGNYRSNLNGLKKLVQ
- the tyrS gene encoding tyrosine--tRNA ligase — translated: MKSVEEQKEALCQGAAQIISEKELLNKLARNQPLRVKLGVDPTAPDIHLGHTVVLEKLRQFQEWGHQAVLIIGDFTATIGDPSGRSATRPPLSREEVLAHAETYTAQAFKVLDRDRTEIVYNGDWFRQMTYEQVLRLNASVTMQQMLQREDFRNRIEKGQEVRLHEIQYPIVQGWDSVEVKADVEIGGTDQLFNILVGRDLQKEQGMEQQVVLCMPLLEGTDGVKKMSKSYGNYIGVADSPDEMFGKVLSISDQLMRRYYLLLLGQEMDDSVHPMEAKKSLAGQLVARYHDQEAARAAWANFEARFGQNDQEATWPEVTISQTAAETGLLAIVSEAYAKGFQSQRSNADLRRLVQQGSVQLNGEKLEDPKIAPALKPGDLLKLDKKRSVRIA